One region of Babylonia areolata isolate BAREFJ2019XMU chromosome 29, ASM4173473v1, whole genome shotgun sequence genomic DNA includes:
- the LOC143275056 gene encoding chondroitin proteoglycan-2-like: protein VTERWVAALGLDCSVVGDGNFEIGCRTYTTCSAGQATVRACDGGTVYNSDIGKCDDPSRVKPPCGQMKDCSTFPDGHYADLDNHCRSYYTCVGGAFVGHNFCPAGLVYSAVTKACDWPANVQPPCGGAESTLTAWERKTGPVTAVECGHTEPPTWTCQHQDHVKIADPETASQLCTL from the exons gttacTGAACGGTGGGTGGCAGCCTTGGGGCTGGACTGCAGTGTGGTTGGAGACGGGAACTTTGAGATCGGCTGTCGCACGTACACCACGTGCAGTGCAGGTCAGGCCACAGTGAGGGCCTGTGACGGAGGCACTGTCTACAACTCGGACATCGGCAAGTGTGATGA ccccaGCAGGGTGAAGCCTCCGTGTGGTCAGATGAAGGACTGCTCCACGTTCCCTGACGGTCACTACGCGGACCTGGACAACCACTGTCGTTCTTACTACACCTGTGTGGGCGGCGCCTTTGTTGGTCACAACTTCTgtcctgcag GTCTGGTGTACAGCGCGGTGACCAAGGCCTGCGATTGGCCAGCCAACGTCCAGCCGCCATGTG GAGGTGCAGAGTCAACACTGACCGCGTGGGAACGGAAAACAGGCCCCGTCACAGCAGTGGAGTGTGGCCACACGGAGCCCCCAACCTGGACCTGTCAACACCAGGACCACGTCAAGATCGCTGATCCAGAGACAGCATCACAGCTCTGTACTCTCTAG